A part of Actinomycetes bacterium genomic DNA contains:
- the sucC gene encoding ADP-forming succinate--CoA ligase subunit beta has translation MDLFEHQAKELFAKHGVAVPRGGVAWSPEEAEAVAAELGGTVVVKAQVQIGGRGKAGGIQLAKDPAEARAQAERIIGMDIRGHTVRRVLVEEASDIANEYYLAVLHDRASKGYLAMASAEGGMDIEEVAATKPGAIVKVGVNPLIGLRPYHVNQLLYGAGFPPGTHKGAAAIVTRLYEVLTAEDAMLVEVNPLVVTTDGQVKALDGKVSLDDSSLFRHPELEEMRDTFAVDPQEQAAKDKGLNYIKLDGWVGIIGNGAGLVMSTLDVVAQAGGKAANFLDVGGGASAETMAAGLEVILSDDKVRSVFVNIFGGITRGDLVAQGILDALDRLGDKVKVPLVVRLDGTNAEEGRRLLAESPSDKVVPAATMLEAAAKAVELAGPPAKEGA, from the coding sequence GAGGCGGTAGCCGCCGAGCTGGGCGGGACGGTCGTGGTCAAGGCCCAGGTCCAGATCGGCGGCCGCGGCAAGGCGGGCGGCATCCAGCTCGCCAAGGACCCGGCCGAGGCCAGGGCCCAGGCCGAGCGCATCATCGGCATGGACATCCGCGGCCACACCGTCCGCCGGGTGCTCGTCGAGGAGGCGTCCGACATCGCCAACGAGTACTACCTGGCGGTCCTGCACGACCGGGCCAGCAAGGGCTACCTGGCGATGGCCTCGGCCGAGGGCGGGATGGACATCGAGGAGGTCGCCGCCACCAAGCCCGGCGCGATCGTCAAGGTCGGCGTCAACCCGCTCATCGGGCTGCGCCCCTACCACGTCAACCAGCTCCTCTACGGGGCAGGGTTCCCGCCCGGGACCCACAAGGGCGCGGCCGCGATCGTCACCAGGCTGTACGAGGTGCTCACCGCCGAGGACGCCATGCTGGTCGAGGTGAACCCGCTCGTGGTCACCACCGACGGTCAGGTCAAGGCCCTGGACGGCAAGGTGTCGCTGGACGACTCCTCGCTGTTCCGCCACCCCGAGCTCGAGGAGATGCGCGACACCTTCGCGGTCGACCCGCAGGAGCAGGCGGCCAAGGACAAGGGCCTCAACTACATCAAGCTGGACGGCTGGGTCGGCATCATCGGCAACGGCGCCGGCCTGGTCATGTCCACCCTCGACGTGGTCGCGCAGGCGGGCGGCAAGGCCGCCAACTTCCTCGACGTCGGCGGGGGCGCGTCGGCCGAGACCATGGCGGCCGGGCTCGAGGTCATCCTGTCCGACGACAAGGTCCGCAGCGTGTTCGTGAACATCTTCGGCGGCATCACCCGCGGCGACCTGGTCGCCCAGGGCATCCTCGACGCGCTCGACCGGCTCGGCGACAAGGTCAAGGTGCCGCTCGTCGTCCGGCTGGACGGCACCAACGCCGAGGAGGGCCGCCGGCTGCTCGCCGAGTCCCCCTCGGACAAGGTCGTGCCCGCCGCCACCATGCTCGAGGCGGCCGCCAAGGCGGTCGAGCTCGCCGGCCCCCCTGCCAAGGAAGGTGCGTAG
- the sucD gene encoding succinate--CoA ligase subunit alpha, with amino-acid sequence MAILVDADTRLVVQGLTGREGRFHALRNREYGTNLVAGVTPGKAGQDVEGVPVFNTVAAAVAETGANTSLIFVPARFAVDALYEAVDAGVGTVVLITENIPVLDMTRAYNYVRAKGVALVGPNCPGVISPGKANVGIIPGEITHPGPVGLVSRSGTLTYQVMYEMAEAGVGQTTAVGIGGDPVVGSSFIDVLARFEADPETEAVVMIGEIGGDEEEQAARFVADSMSKPVVAYIAGFEAPPGKRMGHAGAIISGSSGTAKAKAEALEAAGVQVGRNPTEAAELAVARVKG; translated from the coding sequence ATGGCCATCCTCGTCGACGCCGACACCCGCCTGGTCGTCCAGGGGCTGACCGGGCGCGAGGGCCGCTTCCACGCGCTGCGCAACCGCGAGTACGGCACCAACCTGGTCGCCGGCGTCACCCCGGGCAAGGCCGGCCAGGACGTCGAGGGCGTCCCCGTGTTCAACACGGTGGCCGCCGCGGTGGCCGAGACCGGCGCCAACACCTCGCTGATCTTCGTGCCCGCCCGGTTCGCGGTCGACGCCCTCTACGAGGCGGTCGACGCCGGCGTCGGCACCGTGGTCCTCATCACCGAGAACATCCCGGTCCTCGACATGACCCGCGCTTACAACTACGTCCGGGCCAAGGGCGTCGCCCTGGTCGGCCCGAACTGCCCGGGGGTGATCTCGCCCGGCAAGGCCAACGTCGGCATCATCCCGGGCGAGATCACCCACCCGGGCCCGGTCGGGCTCGTCTCCCGCTCGGGCACGCTCACCTACCAGGTCATGTACGAGATGGCCGAGGCCGGGGTGGGGCAGACCACCGCGGTCGGCATCGGCGGCGACCCGGTGGTCGGCTCGAGCTTCATCGACGTGCTGGCCCGCTTCGAGGCCGACCCGGAGACCGAGGCGGTGGTGATGATCGGCGAGATCGGCGGCGACGAGGAGGAGCAGGCGGCCCGGTTCGTGGCCGACAGCATGTCCAAGCCGGTCGTCGCCTACATCGCCGGGTTCGAGGCGCCCCCGGGCAAGCGCATGGGCCACGCCGGCGCGATCATCTCCGGGTCCAGCGGCACCGCCAAGGCCAAGGCCGAGGCGCTGGAGGCCGCCGGCGTCCAGGTCGGCCGCAACCCGACCGAGGCCGCCGAGCTGGCCGTGGCCAGGGTCAAGGGCTGA